Proteins from one Shewanella pealeana ATCC 700345 genomic window:
- a CDS encoding Yip1 family protein → MILNHLMGLYTHPKEEWQTIEKNHEALRSSLSHIIIVALIPAICSFIATSQIGWDLGVGDRQFLTMQSALFMSTGMYFGLIAGVFALAYLAFWMAKTFDATPSYTQALELAAYTATPLFMVGLSALYPTLWFIMVIGLAGLAYSVYLLYTGVPIIMNIPEEKGFIYASSVVTAGLVLLVGLMASSVILWSIGFGPMYQ, encoded by the coding sequence ATGATACTGAATCACTTAATGGGGCTATACACTCATCCTAAAGAAGAGTGGCAAACAATTGAGAAAAACCACGAAGCGCTGCGCAGCAGTTTGAGTCACATCATCATCGTCGCGCTCATACCTGCTATCTGTTCCTTTATTGCCACATCTCAAATAGGCTGGGACTTAGGTGTTGGCGATCGTCAGTTCCTCACTATGCAAAGCGCGTTATTCATGTCTACAGGCATGTATTTCGGATTAATCGCCGGAGTCTTTGCCCTCGCCTATCTAGCTTTCTGGATGGCAAAAACATTCGATGCAACACCCAGCTACACTCAAGCGCTTGAGCTTGCAGCCTATACTGCAACGCCGCTGTTTATGGTTGGGTTATCAGCGTTATATCCAACCCTCTGGTTTATTATGGTCATTGGTCTTGCTGGCCTCGCCTATTCGGTTTACCTGCTTTACACTGGTGTTCCTATCATAATGAATATCCCCGAAGAGAAAGGCTTTATTTATGCCAGCTCTGTTGTGACAGCGGGCTTAGTGTTACTGGTCGGGCTCATGGCTTCAAGCGTGATCCTTTGGAGCATTGGTTTCGGACCTATGTATCAATAG
- the glnS gene encoding glutamine--tRNA ligase, which translates to MSHVDTEVRPSNFIRNIIDEDLATGKHSSVQTRFPPEPNGFLHIGHAKSICLNFGIAQDYKGQCNLRFDDTNPEKEDIDYVNSIQADVQWLGFQWDGDIRYSSNYFDQLHQYAVELINKGLAYVCFLNGDETREYRGTLKEPGKNSPYRDTTPEENLALFEKMRLGEFKEGECSLRAKIDMASPFMCMRDPIIYRIRFAHHHQTADKWCIYPMYDFTHCISDAIENITHSLCTLEFQDNRRLYDWVLDHLDDFQAPNRTRQYEFSRLNLEYTLMSKRKLNDLVVRNLVTGWDDARMPTIAGYRRRGYTAASIREFCKRIGVTKQDNMVEVAMLDACIREELNDFAPRAMAVINPVKVVIENYPEGQVEIINAANHPSKEEMGKRELSFARELFIDADDFREEANKKYKRLVQGKEVRLRNAYVIKAERCEKDAEGNITTIFCTYDDETLGKNPSDGRKVKGVIHWVEASTAKPAELRMYERLFNDPNPAAAESVDEVLNPHSLTIKHGLVEASLVNAEAEKAYQFEREGYFCADSKDSSKDNLVFNLTVPLRDTFE; encoded by the coding sequence ATGAGTCATGTGGACACTGAAGTACGTCCTAGTAACTTCATACGTAACATCATAGATGAAGATCTAGCCACGGGTAAGCATTCGAGTGTTCAAACTCGTTTTCCGCCAGAACCAAACGGCTTTCTTCATATCGGCCACGCTAAGTCTATCTGCCTGAATTTTGGCATTGCTCAAGACTATAAAGGTCAATGTAACTTACGTTTTGATGATACCAACCCTGAAAAAGAAGATATCGATTACGTTAATTCTATTCAGGCTGATGTGCAGTGGCTCGGTTTTCAGTGGGATGGTGATATTCGTTATTCATCAAACTACTTTGATCAACTACATCAGTATGCCGTTGAATTAATCAACAAAGGCCTAGCTTATGTATGTTTCTTAAACGGTGACGAAACTCGTGAATACCGTGGCACCCTTAAAGAGCCTGGTAAAAACAGCCCTTACCGTGACACAACACCTGAAGAGAACTTAGCGCTATTTGAAAAAATGCGTTTAGGTGAGTTCAAAGAAGGTGAGTGTTCACTGCGTGCTAAGATTGATATGGCATCACCATTTATGTGTATGCGTGATCCAATCATCTACCGTATTCGTTTTGCTCATCATCATCAGACTGCCGATAAGTGGTGCATTTACCCAATGTACGACTTTACTCACTGTATTTCTGATGCGATTGAAAATATTACTCACTCTCTATGTACGCTTGAATTCCAAGACAACCGTAGACTGTATGACTGGGTGCTAGACCATTTAGATGATTTCCAAGCGCCTAATAGAACACGTCAGTATGAGTTTTCAAGACTAAACCTTGAATACACATTGATGTCAAAGCGTAAGCTCAATGACTTAGTGGTTCGCAACTTGGTAACAGGTTGGGATGACGCGCGTATGCCTACTATCGCAGGCTACCGCCGTCGCGGTTATACAGCAGCTTCTATTCGTGAGTTCTGTAAGCGTATTGGCGTGACTAAGCAAGATAACATGGTTGAAGTAGCCATGCTTGATGCCTGTATCCGCGAAGAGCTAAATGACTTTGCACCGCGTGCAATGGCTGTGATTAACCCTGTTAAAGTGGTTATCGAGAACTACCCAGAAGGCCAAGTTGAAATCATCAATGCGGCTAATCATCCGAGCAAGGAAGAGATGGGCAAGCGTGAGCTATCTTTTGCTCGTGAACTGTTTATCGATGCCGATGACTTCCGTGAGGAAGCGAACAAGAAGTACAAACGTTTAGTACAAGGCAAAGAAGTCCGTCTGCGTAATGCTTACGTGATTAAGGCTGAGCGCTGCGAGAAAGATGCTGAAGGTAACATCACCACTATCTTCTGTACTTATGATGACGAGACTTTGGGTAAAAATCCAAGCGATGGTCGTAAAGTTAAAGGCGTTATTCATTGGGTCGAAGCGTCAACGGCTAAGCCTGCTGAGCTGCGTATGTACGAAAGATTGTTCAACGATCCTAACCCTGCTGCAGCAGAATCTGTTGATGAAGTGTTAAACCCACATTCATTGACAATTAAGCATGGTCTGGTTGAAGCAAGCTTGGTGAATGCTGAAGCTGAAAAAGCGTATCAGTTTGAGCGTGAAGGTTACTTCTGTGCCGATAGCAAGGATTCAAGCAAAGATAATTTAGTGTTTAACCTAACGGTTCCACTAAGAGACACTTTCGAGTAA
- the feoB gene encoding Fe(2+) transporter permease subunit FeoB, which translates to MAKQFNCVTVGNPNAGKSTLFNALTGSNQQVGNWSGVTVEKKTGQFALQGTDVFLTDLPGIYDLLPAGNSCDCSLDEQIAQQYLADQPIDGIINLVDATNIERHLYLTVQLRELGIPLVVVLNKIDAALERGIKIDVAKMSEELGCPVVAVCSREEKDIEKVKEQFVALLDGKVSEAPLVLNYDTEIESGVTSLLAKDDSLSRGRALAMLANGLGCGKCKNSQMIGEVEQYSQALSSQGKDIEIMVATTRFDFVERVFTGSVDSDNRETFTDKLDKIVLHPVAGIPVFLFVMYLMFMFSINVGSSFIDFFDITAGALFVDHLGAFMTSLGSPTWLVTIVAGGVGQGIQTVATFIPVIAALFLALSVLEGSGYMARAAFVVDGLMRRIGLPGRAFVPMIVGFGCSVPAIMATRTLGSERERIVTGMMAPFMSCGARLPVYALFAAAFFPESGQNLVFLLYIIGIFAAIGTGLLLRSTLLPGSSSAVVMELPSYEKPKFKTVMARTGKRTKSFIMGAGKTIVIVVTLLNFVNAIGIDGSFGHEDSSESVLSVASQKVTPLFSPMGVEQDNWPATVGIITGIFAKEAVVGTLNSLYSDGGAGDEELAPFSETLTEALGTIPENLFGIAPDDPLSISVGDVSSVEAASEELEVDTSTFGALQAGFAGVTAAFAYLLFVLLYTPCVAAMGALVNEFGGRWAAFAGLWTFALAYGVATVFYQAATFAQHPLQSSLWIGFFAIALVVFYIWLKQKGKKTQTIIPGIKVITG; encoded by the coding sequence ATGGCTAAACAATTTAACTGTGTCACAGTCGGTAACCCAAACGCGGGTAAATCTACACTATTCAATGCACTTACCGGTTCTAACCAGCAAGTAGGTAACTGGTCAGGTGTAACCGTTGAGAAAAAGACAGGACAATTTGCCCTACAGGGGACAGATGTTTTCTTAACCGATCTCCCTGGCATTTATGATCTACTTCCTGCGGGTAATAGCTGTGATTGTTCTTTAGATGAGCAAATTGCCCAGCAATATTTAGCGGACCAGCCTATCGACGGCATTATCAACTTGGTTGATGCGACGAACATTGAGCGCCATTTATACCTAACAGTGCAGCTACGTGAACTGGGTATTCCGTTAGTGGTTGTGCTGAACAAGATTGATGCGGCGCTAGAGCGTGGTATTAAGATTGACGTTGCTAAAATGAGCGAAGAGCTAGGTTGCCCTGTGGTAGCAGTCTGTTCTCGTGAAGAAAAAGACATTGAAAAGGTCAAGGAGCAATTTGTTGCTCTGCTTGATGGCAAAGTCTCTGAAGCGCCATTAGTACTTAATTACGACACTGAAATCGAATCAGGTGTTACTAGCTTATTAGCTAAAGATGACTCATTAAGCCGCGGCCGCGCACTCGCTATGCTAGCTAATGGTTTAGGTTGTGGTAAATGTAAGAATAGCCAAATGATTGGTGAAGTTGAACAATACTCTCAAGCATTATCTAGCCAAGGCAAAGATATTGAGATAATGGTTGCAACGACACGTTTTGATTTTGTTGAGCGTGTATTCACTGGCTCAGTTGATAGCGATAATCGTGAAACCTTTACTGATAAGCTCGATAAAATTGTGCTGCATCCAGTCGCGGGCATTCCTGTTTTCCTATTTGTTATGTATTTAATGTTCATGTTCAGCATTAACGTGGGCAGTTCATTTATCGATTTCTTCGATATAACCGCTGGTGCATTGTTTGTTGATCACCTAGGTGCATTCATGACAAGCCTAGGTTCGCCAACTTGGTTAGTCACCATTGTTGCTGGTGGCGTAGGTCAAGGAATTCAAACTGTTGCGACCTTTATTCCTGTGATTGCTGCGTTATTCTTAGCTCTTTCGGTGCTCGAAGGTTCAGGCTACATGGCGCGTGCAGCGTTTGTGGTCGATGGTCTAATGCGCCGTATAGGCCTACCGGGCCGTGCCTTTGTACCTATGATTGTTGGTTTTGGTTGTTCAGTTCCTGCGATTATGGCAACACGTACTCTAGGCAGTGAGCGCGAACGTATCGTTACCGGTATGATGGCACCGTTTATGTCATGTGGTGCTAGATTGCCTGTATATGCGCTGTTTGCTGCGGCTTTCTTCCCTGAATCTGGCCAAAACCTAGTATTCTTACTGTATATCATTGGTATCTTCGCCGCTATCGGTACAGGTCTGTTGTTACGCTCAACATTACTACCAGGCTCAAGCAGCGCTGTTGTTATGGAGTTGCCTAGCTACGAGAAGCCAAAGTTCAAGACGGTAATGGCGCGTACAGGTAAGCGTACCAAGAGCTTTATTATGGGTGCGGGTAAAACCATTGTTATTGTAGTGACCCTTCTAAACTTCGTTAATGCGATTGGTATTGATGGTTCATTTGGTCACGAAGACAGCTCTGAATCTGTGCTAAGTGTTGCCAGTCAAAAGGTCACACCTTTGTTTTCGCCTATGGGTGTTGAGCAAGATAACTGGCCTGCAACTGTAGGTATTATCACAGGTATCTTCGCTAAAGAAGCGGTAGTGGGTACCTTAAATAGTCTTTACTCAGATGGTGGCGCCGGTGATGAAGAGCTAGCACCGTTTAGCGAAACATTGACTGAAGCGCTAGGGACGATTCCAGAAAACTTATTTGGTATTGCTCCTGATGATCCACTATCTATCTCTGTGGGGGATGTTTCATCAGTAGAAGCTGCATCGGAAGAGCTAGAAGTTGATACATCAACATTTGGTGCGCTGCAAGCTGGTTTTGCTGGCGTAACAGCAGCATTTGCTTACCTATTGTTTGTTCTATTATACACACCATGTGTGGCGGCAATGGGAGCGCTAGTTAACGAGTTTGGTGGACGCTGGGCAGCCTTTGCTGGTCTGTGGACATTCGCTCTAGCTTATGGCGTTGCTACTGTGTTCTACCAGGCGGCTACGTTTGCGCAGCACCCACTGCAATCAAGCCTTTGGATTGGCTTCTTCGCTATCGCTTTAGTCGTGTTCTATATTTGGCTGAAGCAGAAGGGTAAGAAAACCCAAACTATTATTCCAGGCATTAAAGTGATTACTGGATAA
- a CDS encoding FeoA family protein: MKLSELNPGDVARISQVGQIDLPAVVKRKLLSMGITPNTRFSLIRRAPMGSGVELDIRGSKLCMRRDLADIIEVEKANG; this comes from the coding sequence ATGAAGCTAAGTGAATTGAATCCAGGCGATGTAGCCAGAATTTCTCAAGTGGGTCAGATAGACCTGCCAGCCGTAGTAAAGCGTAAACTTCTTTCAATGGGGATCACCCCAAATACTCGATTCTCCTTGATCCGCAGGGCACCGATGGGATCTGGTGTTGAGTTGGATATCCGTGGCAGTAAATTATGTATGCGTCGCGATTTAGCAGATATTATTGAGGTTGAAAAAGCGAATGGCTAA
- a CDS encoding DmsE family decaheme c-type cytochrome — MMSENMGWFANKLVQLILLTLIGCCFNVMAAPWDDQDPKEVEAILDKKFAEGQYSSKGADSCLMCHRKSPKVMQLFDGIHGSDVQGSPMQDLQCEACHGPLGKHNRGGKEPMITFGSDSPVPAEKQNSVCMSCHNDDKRIAWEGNHHDNADVSCANCHQVHTGHDPISDKSTEVEVCTSCHTQQKSDINKRSSHPLKWQQMVCSDCHNAHGSLADANLKQMSVNENCYSCHAEKRGPKLWEHAPVTDNCATCHNPHGSVNEAMLNSKPPMLCQQCHSSVGHTSNAVFGGKPNAFNAGQSCMNCHSQVHGSNHPSGKLLQR, encoded by the coding sequence ATGATGAGCGAGAACATGGGATGGTTCGCGAACAAACTAGTGCAACTGATATTGCTTACCTTAATCGGCTGCTGCTTCAATGTTATGGCTGCCCCTTGGGATGACCAAGATCCTAAAGAGGTTGAAGCGATATTAGATAAGAAGTTCGCAGAAGGACAATACTCTTCTAAGGGAGCTGACTCCTGTTTAATGTGTCACCGAAAGAGCCCTAAAGTAATGCAACTGTTTGACGGGATCCATGGTAGTGATGTTCAAGGCTCACCTATGCAAGATCTTCAATGTGAAGCTTGTCATGGGCCTCTAGGCAAACACAACCGGGGCGGCAAGGAGCCCATGATCACATTCGGTTCTGATTCCCCCGTCCCCGCAGAGAAACAAAATAGTGTGTGTATGAGCTGTCATAACGATGACAAGCGCATAGCTTGGGAGGGCAACCATCATGACAATGCCGATGTGAGCTGCGCTAACTGCCACCAAGTTCATACAGGTCACGATCCCATCTCGGACAAAAGCACTGAGGTTGAGGTCTGTACAAGTTGCCACACACAGCAAAAGTCCGATATCAATAAACGCTCTTCTCATCCCTTAAAATGGCAACAAATGGTCTGTAGTGACTGCCACAATGCTCATGGAAGCTTGGCTGATGCCAACCTAAAACAGATGAGCGTTAACGAGAACTGTTATTCATGCCATGCAGAAAAACGTGGTCCAAAACTTTGGGAACACGCTCCTGTCACAGATAACTGTGCTACTTGCCACAATCCCCACGGTAGCGTTAATGAGGCCATGCTAAATAGTAAGCCCCCCATGCTTTGTCAGCAATGTCACTCATCGGTTGGTCACACCTCAAATGCAGTATTTGGCGGCAAGCCTAACGCTTTTAATGCCGGACAGAGTTGCATGAACTGCCATTCGCAGGTCCATGGTTCTAATCATCCATCAGGCAAGCTACTACAGCGCTAA
- a CDS encoding MtrB/PioB family decaheme-associated outer membrane protein has translation MFGINKNINTGQQLSILALAISASISPAFADGYGLQSANREKADTSKWECKRCMVESGFKGGIGIGAAYNDATDINFGNVTGTDTDGAVGHLEADLVNKSESGYQTSFTANKLGYDTGSARIETGRPGKYQIALGYRGLANFDSNSALTPYMNSGDNLLLPANWQSGPVTSQMPTLLDDVREIELKTQRDRFLVDAVYKGAFYQADINFQHEEREGKRAFSGNFLTNSAMLAQPIDDSTDELGAKIYFNGKGWLVGIDSSFSQYKNDHNSIVWQNVFSPTFGAAYTGQSAVSPDNKAYRIGANAQLSGNGHQVLMHLGVASFTQDDAFLPATINGPSPALPTTNLDGKVDTTDMKLKYSSRLARGLSIRASYDYSDRDNKTTQQLYPQVVTDSYFSGTAINPEYDRTKQLAKLAAKYRFNRAVYLDAGYQYDHNEYSDLDRDSLKQNGLFAKLNYNISPSWSAWFKAEYEDRSGSTYKTVTSTASPSNPYLRKSYLADRERQEYRLSVNYNPASALSASANVHVSNDDYDDTLVGLTQVDTQGYDISANYLFSDDFSVNAYLNQDWRDSDQAGSNNFSLPNWYANTDETSTLVGIGFDYLQLLDKKLDLGLDYSYSDGQSDTEITQGLTSPYGDYFAEKHNINAFAKYQLGEKMALRFDWIFENYKDSDWLNQGLTVDSIPNVLTFGDLSHNYSAHYVGLTFSYEL, from the coding sequence ATGTTTGGAATTAACAAAAATATCAACACGGGGCAGCAACTATCGATACTCGCTCTTGCGATTAGTGCCAGTATCTCGCCAGCTTTTGCCGATGGCTATGGCCTGCAAAGCGCTAACCGAGAAAAAGCGGATACCAGCAAGTGGGAGTGTAAACGCTGCATGGTTGAATCTGGTTTTAAAGGCGGCATAGGTATAGGAGCCGCCTATAATGATGCCACAGACATCAACTTTGGTAATGTCACCGGCACTGATACAGATGGTGCAGTTGGGCACTTAGAGGCAGATTTAGTTAATAAGTCCGAATCTGGCTACCAAACAAGCTTTACCGCTAATAAACTAGGTTACGATACTGGCAGCGCTAGGATTGAAACTGGCCGCCCAGGGAAATATCAGATTGCACTGGGATATAGAGGCTTAGCGAACTTCGATAGTAACTCCGCGCTCACACCTTATATGAATAGCGGTGACAATTTACTGCTACCAGCAAACTGGCAGTCAGGGCCTGTGACATCACAGATGCCAACGTTACTCGATGATGTCAGAGAAATTGAGCTAAAGACCCAAAGAGATCGCTTTTTAGTCGATGCCGTATATAAAGGCGCTTTTTACCAAGCCGATATCAACTTCCAGCACGAAGAGAGAGAAGGCAAACGCGCATTTTCTGGTAACTTCCTCACCAATAGTGCCATGCTCGCCCAACCAATCGACGACAGCACCGACGAACTCGGGGCCAAAATTTACTTTAACGGTAAAGGTTGGCTCGTTGGCATTGACTCAAGTTTTAGTCAGTATAAAAACGATCATAACTCGATTGTTTGGCAAAACGTATTTAGTCCGACATTTGGCGCCGCCTACACAGGGCAAAGTGCTGTATCGCCAGACAATAAGGCTTACCGCATCGGCGCTAACGCACAGCTCAGTGGTAATGGCCATCAAGTACTGATGCATCTAGGCGTTGCGAGCTTTACTCAAGATGATGCCTTCTTACCAGCGACTATCAACGGCCCTAGCCCCGCCCTGCCAACAACAAACCTCGATGGCAAGGTCGATACTACCGATATGAAACTCAAATACTCGAGCCGTCTAGCCAGAGGTCTGAGTATTAGAGCCAGTTATGATTACTCTGATAGAGATAACAAAACTACTCAACAACTCTACCCACAAGTCGTTACTGATAGCTATTTCTCGGGAACTGCGATTAACCCCGAGTATGACAGAACTAAACAACTTGCAAAGCTTGCGGCCAAGTACCGCTTTAATCGTGCCGTCTACCTTGATGCGGGCTATCAATATGATCACAACGAATATAGCGATTTAGACCGAGACTCTCTGAAGCAAAATGGGCTCTTCGCCAAGTTAAACTATAACATCTCACCGTCTTGGTCTGCCTGGTTCAAAGCTGAGTATGAAGATAGAAGCGGCAGTACTTATAAAACCGTAACTTCGACAGCAAGTCCAAGCAATCCTTATTTAAGAAAGTCGTACCTCGCAGACAGAGAACGCCAAGAATACCGCCTCAGCGTTAACTACAATCCGGCATCGGCGTTATCGGCCAGTGCTAATGTTCATGTCAGTAATGACGACTATGACGATACCTTAGTCGGCCTCACTCAAGTCGATACCCAAGGCTACGATATTTCGGCTAACTATCTATTCAGCGATGATTTCAGTGTCAATGCTTATCTCAATCAAGACTGGCGTGACAGTGATCAGGCTGGCAGCAACAATTTTAGCCTACCAAATTGGTATGCCAACACAGATGAAACCTCAACATTAGTTGGCATCGGTTTTGATTACTTACAGCTTTTAGATAAGAAACTCGATCTGGGATTGGATTATAGCTACTCCGATGGTCAGAGTGATACCGAGATCACCCAAGGGTTAACTTCGCCCTACGGCGACTATTTTGCCGAAAAGCACAACATCAATGCATTCGCCAAATATCAGCTTGGTGAAAAAATGGCATTACGTTTTGATTGGATATTTGAAAACTATAAAGATTCTGATTGGCTAAACCAAGGATTAACGGTCGACTCAATCCCTAACGTCTTAACGTTTGGCGATCTTAGCCACAATTATAGTGCTCACTATGTTGGCTTAACATTTAGCTATGAACTATAG
- a CDS encoding OmcA/MtrC family decaheme c-type cytochrome — MKRVTQSLIAKIAKTIPLALIAMLAGCGGDDAQPGNPGEPGGPPASEINSLNISVNEVLFDSGIATVNYRITNEADEPVVGIPSATYLAAQLLPQGYTNAGNASQWQYFTSESCSSSCDGEFIDHKNGKYSYTFSGAFDGMNDVSYMQGATQRVVIKVGGDSLADGTALPVTNQHFDWQDKGSEPAYTRNLIEMSSCNTCHNDLAFHGSKYNEVETCVTCHNVDKVSNPGNVFAPMVHTKHLTGFPVSLGDCQTCHVADEALTENMNWARVPTMEACGSCHTNIDFPAGQGHPTQVDNSNCVACHNSDWTKSAHSQADSDAVLGQFNAEVVSAELVGDAVNFAVRLSNPATNEVYVDSADKLNFIDDLRVYANFGISVDYTTRSAKSIKLQDTTPLSGSNGVYHYQISGLTLSADPANDKGALALQGKLCSTESMLADCADTDSTTTIKSSHQYFSATAITELGRRIVVTNETCGSCHGDQQLNYHGSRNDLEGQCQLCHNPNMVADATAANPAASTADYKHLAHTLHAGSRESYPDINYPGNIGNCAQCHTTDDADILTAALPLDAAVQPLAFDDGSFTSPASAICSACHLGDSANAHMTQQGGVFKGTEADASAGTESCATCHGQGAAVDVLKVHPIK, encoded by the coding sequence ATGAAACGAGTCACTCAATCACTAATAGCAAAAATAGCAAAAACGATTCCACTTGCGCTAATAGCTATGTTAGCAGGCTGTGGCGGAGACGATGCTCAACCCGGCAATCCTGGCGAACCTGGCGGCCCTCCTGCCAGCGAAATTAACAGCCTCAACATTTCGGTCAATGAAGTGCTATTCGACTCTGGTATTGCAACGGTGAATTATCGTATTACCAATGAAGCAGATGAACCCGTTGTTGGTATTCCATCTGCCACTTATCTTGCGGCGCAGCTTCTTCCTCAAGGTTATACTAATGCGGGTAATGCCAGTCAGTGGCAATACTTTACCTCTGAGTCTTGCTCGAGCAGCTGTGATGGCGAGTTTATCGATCATAAAAACGGTAAGTACAGCTACACATTTAGCGGTGCTTTCGATGGCATGAATGACGTTAGCTATATGCAAGGAGCCACTCAGCGTGTGGTGATAAAAGTTGGCGGAGATAGTCTTGCCGACGGTACCGCTCTGCCCGTCACCAATCAACATTTTGATTGGCAGGATAAAGGCAGTGAGCCAGCCTACACCCGCAACCTCATCGAAATGAGCAGCTGTAACACCTGTCATAATGACTTGGCTTTTCATGGCAGCAAGTACAATGAAGTAGAGACCTGTGTCACCTGCCACAATGTAGATAAAGTCAGCAATCCAGGTAATGTGTTCGCCCCCATGGTTCACACCAAACACCTTACAGGCTTTCCAGTATCGCTGGGCGATTGTCAAACTTGTCACGTCGCAGATGAAGCGCTTACCGAAAACATGAACTGGGCGCGCGTGCCGACTATGGAAGCCTGTGGCAGCTGCCATACCAATATCGACTTTCCTGCGGGTCAAGGACATCCAACTCAAGTGGATAACAGTAACTGCGTAGCTTGTCATAATTCAGATTGGACTAAGAGTGCTCACAGCCAAGCTGATAGCGATGCGGTACTTGGTCAGTTTAACGCTGAAGTGGTCAGTGCTGAGCTCGTTGGCGATGCGGTAAATTTCGCTGTCAGACTGTCAAATCCTGCGACCAATGAGGTCTATGTAGACAGTGCCGACAAACTTAACTTCATCGACGATCTTCGTGTATATGCCAACTTCGGCATTAGTGTGGATTACACCACTCGTAGTGCCAAATCGATAAAGCTACAGGACACAACGCCGCTCTCAGGCAGTAACGGTGTCTACCATTATCAAATTTCAGGGCTAACGCTAAGTGCAGATCCTGCAAATGATAAAGGCGCCCTCGCCCTTCAAGGTAAGCTTTGTAGCACTGAATCCATGCTAGCAGACTGTGCTGATACAGATTCCACAACGACGATAAAGTCCAGCCATCAATACTTTAGTGCCACAGCCATAACGGAGCTTGGTCGCAGAATTGTCGTCACCAATGAAACCTGTGGCAGTTGCCATGGCGATCAACAGCTGAATTATCATGGTTCACGCAACGATCTTGAAGGTCAATGTCAGCTCTGCCACAACCCTAATATGGTTGCGGATGCGACCGCAGCAAATCCTGCGGCATCAACCGCTGATTATAAGCATCTAGCCCATACCTTACATGCAGGCTCGAGAGAGAGTTACCCCGATATTAACTACCCAGGCAATATTGGTAACTGTGCACAGTGCCATACGACGGATGATGCCGACATATTAACGGCAGCATTACCCCTCGACGCAGCCGTGCAGCCTCTTGCCTTTGATGATGGCAGCTTCACCAGTCCCGCCTCGGCCATCTGCAGTGCATGTCACTTAGGTGACTCTGCAAACGCCCATATGACCCAACAAGGCGGCGTATTTAAGGGGACCGAGGCCGACGCCAGCGCAGGCACCGAAAGCTGCGCAACTTGTCATGGACAAGGCGCAGCGGTCGATGTGTTAAAGGTTCACCCAATAAAATAA